The DNA window AACAGCCAGAGAACAGAACTCTACCTGCCGCTCATGAAGTTCACTCCATGCTCGCGGATATTTGCGCCAACTCGGATGCGGAAGTGTCCTTTGATAAGGCATCTTTTACCGTCACCGGTGCCGATGACTCCGTCAAgtctgccatggccgccatctCCGAGTTGAAATTCGCAACCATTGCTCCCTATCAAATCCGTGTCAAGATTGAGCTTGCAAACGAGCACAAGGAGTTTGTGAGCGGTAAGAAGAATGGcaagatcaacaagatcaTGGGACAAAGTAGGTTATCCCGACCCCACAACGAAATTGGTTCGTCATCGGACTTTGAACTAACAAGACATTTTCCCTTCTTCAAGGCAATGTGCAGATCATCTTTGACGGCTTCAACGAATACAACTTCAACATCGACGTCATGGCTGCCACCTATGAATCCATGAAGCAAGGTCTGACCTTGGTTGAGCAGGAGATGCCGGCGTCTATCTCGTTTCATGTGCCGGACCAGTACCACAAGCGCATcattggcattggcggcCAACACATTCAGCGcatcatgaagaagcatTCCGTCTTTGTCAAGTTTTCAAACGCCATGGACAGAGGTAAACAATTCATTAATTCATCAATCTATTTTGACAAGAGTGTTACTAAACAGCATATTCACTAGGTGGCATGGGACgcgaagatgacgacatCAAAGTCGACAATGTCATTTGCCGCACTCCGGCTCGCAATGCCCAGAACCTGGATGCTGTCAAGAACGAGATTCTTGAAATGGTTGACCGAGCTGTAAGTAGCCCACCAAGGTGACAAAAGGTGACAAAGATGATTGTCGACTAATCTGAATGCTACAATAGGACTCCGAGTACACTTCTCAGATTGTTAGCGTTGATCGGTTGTACCACCGCGAATTGATTGCTCGCCTCTCAGAAATTGACGAGCTTGAGCAAAAGTACAACTGCAAGATCAACTTTCCTAGCACTGAGCAGGCGAGTGACGAGGTTACCGTCACTGGCCCCCAGTGGCAGGTGCCTCATTGCGTTGACGAGTTCCTCGGCATGGTCCCCGATAGGCATGAATTGGTGCTTGCTCGTAGCGCCAAGTTGGTCAAGTTCCTGGAGTCTCCTGAGTTTGCGCATGATCTTGTCCCCAAGTTGAAGAGTCAGTACGAAGTGGAAGTTACTGTTCATCAGAACCCTGAGGAGACCACTGAAGATGGCTCCCCCACCGCTACTCTCGTCTGGGGCTTCACGCGCAACAATGCAGGAGGTCTCCGAGACGCCATCGACTTCTTGCTCGCCCAATTTGCTACCGCGGGCGTCGAAGCTGATATTGTCAAGGGCTCCATCCCTCGTCCCAAGTCCGACTCGTTTGAAGATACGCTTCAGTATTTCGATTccaagcttcttcagcacgCACCCGCTTCTGCAGCCGGCGACTCTCCCATCAAGAATGCTTTCAATGCAGACATTGCCCGAGAGCGCAGCAGCATTCTTGATCGCCTCAGGCGCCCGGGGAGCATGAcgtccatctcttctttcttggaCCGCAGAAAGAACAGCTCACACTCGGCCgcaggcagcttcttcaagggcTCTGCCAATGTCTCCAAGTCGTCACTCATCTCGATCGAGTCGACACGCAGCTTCAACGCCGATCGAAACCCTTGGAACGACAGTGGTGTCAACCTGGCTGACGATGAGAACCCTTGGGCTCGTCCCATGAGCAACCACCACTTCGAGAGCAAGTTAACCATTCCCCTTTCCAAAGACGCCATCACTCCGCGCCACACCACCCGTGCGTCCGGTGATAGCGGGCGACCTTCTACTTCACACTCTATGAATTCAGGATACCCCGCCCCCATTGGGCCTTTCCGTTAGACTTTGCCGAATTAGACCCATTACATGCGAATACCCCCCCCGGCTGGATATACCCCGGAGCGTCCAAGATTGCATCATTTTCTGGCCCTTCACTTttgctggagatgttggcgcgttcctccttttttttcttcctgctTGTTGCTCTGTTCCGTCCGATTTTTTgcgttttgtttttccttttccttttctttttttctcttcaatttGCTTTTCCCATCTTTGTGTGTTTGTTTGTGTTGaattttttgttctttgcttgCCGTCTGTTTCCGAGTCATTTTTCGCTTACTGAATTTCGTGACGTCAATCTTGATGGTTGGCATTCACTTTTTTATACCCATTTGAACGTCCCAGACGTTGAAACATAAAAATTGCGAAGAAAATACCCATAGGCGCAGGAGCCGCAGAATCTGGTTTGCAAGATTGATgattttttattctctcaTGGGGGTCTCGCCAAGTAACAGCATTTATGAGAGATGGTTGATGTCTTGGTTCAGCAGGAACAAAGGGAGAGACGTGAGGAAGTAGGGGGGAAAACACGGGGGGGGTTCCGGTATACGCATTGCAGATGAAAAGCGttatgtgtgtgtgtgcatGCGTGCATGTGCGTTTTACATTCATGTGAACAGAGAAGATCGATTTTCACATCCTGGATGAGAATTTTTTGATTGCCTCTTGTTTTATATATATCCATTTTTGAGGGGGGCACAAaagtgtctttttttttttcttttactacACCATGTACGGCTACGACCTGTCAAATGGAAAGATCATGATACCCATGGCATTAAACCTATTTATCCTGAACGATGCAAAAAGTGACCCTGGTGCTGTACTGTAAATATTCTGTCGAAAAACCTACTTAGGTTGCAACAACATATCGTGGCGGAGATCCATTTGATGATACTCTTGTATACTATAGTCACCTTCACACTGCTGCTTTCTATAAACACTAAGAGTATCTTTTTCTACGCCATCTATCCTAATCATACACTGCGTTGTTcatatacctaggtatgtaaaTTTATGTTGTATTTCCCATGAAATATCATCTTGATATTCACCCAGCCTTCTCCTCCAAAACGCCAAATAACGCCACAGTCCGAAATATGCGCCCTCATCAGTACAAGAAGagtctcttgtctttttctcccATCAAGCCGACAGCGGCCCGACCCTGACGTGCTCCCTATGCCGCCAGTCACCAAGCGTAGTCTTTgtcttctcccttcttcgcATCTCTGCTTCCATCCGCGCGAATAGGCCTCGCGCCCCGTGCTTCAGCTTCGTAATCATGTCGGCTGCTTTGCCCTTTGTCAGCCCCATCGTCGAGAGagggctgctgcctttgccgcggagcttgttgatgaggtCGACCTGTCCTTGCGTCGGGGGCAGCCTCCTCCACGACTGGCGCCGCTCTATGAAGCTGTGTGGGAAGGCGCCGGCGGCGTAACTGTCGGCGCCGTGGACCGCGTCGTCAAAGGTGGCGGCTTTGAGGATCTCGCGAGGGGCGCTGTAGGGCGATTTTGCGACGCCCTGGGGCAGCGCGCGGATCTCGACTGCGTGGTAGGTGGGTGCTTCCGAGGaggggctgctgctcttttgtTCGGCGGCGATTCTCTCGATGCGGATGTATGACCCGCTTGGGGCGGAGAGGACGAAGCGCTCTGGGCCGATCTGGACCCAGGCGTATTGGCTGATGGCGCGGATGTGCCGCTCGCCGGAAGTGTCGGCGATGAGATCCAGGACGGAAGAGTAGTCGGTGAAAGTGACAGCCGGAGAAGCGCTGGAGCTTGTGCCGGGTGAATTtccttgctgttgctgctgctctgcctctgcggCCTTTTGGTCTTTGATTTTCCGCATGTCGTCGACCGAGGCCTTTTCGACCAGTTCGTTGGGGTCGAGGCCAAACAGGGTCGGCGTGGTGACAATGCCCGTCTCGAGGCTGGAGACCATGTCGATGATGTGGCAGTTCTTCTTGTCCGGGTGCAGCCTCATGCCGCGCCCAATCATCTGCACCAGCAGGTTGCGCGACCTCGTCGGCCTGCCCAGCACGATGCAGTCAATGTTTGGGATGTCGGTGCCCTCGGTGAAGACGCCGCAGTTGACGAGCACGGGGAACTCGCGCTTCTTGAAGCCCTCGAGGATGGTGCTCCTCTCCACCTTGGGCGTGTCCCCCGTGACGAAGCGGGCGTCGAAGCCAAACTCGCGGAACTTCTTGGTCAGGCCTGCGACGTGCGCGAGGTCGACGCAGAAGACGAGGGTGGATTTTCGGTCTGGTGCCTTGGCGAGCCAGCTGCGGACTGTGATTTCGTTGATGGTGTCGGTGTTGACGACCTTGGAGAGCTCGCCTGCCTGGAAGTCGCCGAATGCGCCGCTCTTGACTTTGGATAGGTTGGCGGAGGATTCGACTGTGGTGAAGACGACGTCTGAGAGCCATTTGTCCGAGATCATGTCGACGTAGTCCTTGTGGTAGACAATCTCATCAATAGCGGCGCCGAGCTTGACTCCGTCGAACCGGGAGAAAGTGGCAGACACTCCTATCAGGATGGGCGAGTTGTATCTCTTCTGATCAAGGCTAAAGTGCTTCAACGTCCTGAGGTAGCCCGGCGCAACAATATGATGAGCCTCATCGACAAGGACGAGCTTGAACTTTGCAGGATCGTACTTGTCCAGTCGGTCCCTGGACGTTATGCTCTGGACACTCGCAATGGTGATGTCTGCCGTGCCTGATGCGTGGAGAGAGCCCATTTCAATCTCGATCCTCTTGTCTGGATAGGCGAGCTGGCAGTGTTTGGCCGCTTGCTCTACCAGCTCACGGCGATGAGCCAGGATGAGAGTCTGGCTGGCATTCCTGACCCGGTCGTGGACCTTGTCTATGAGCTGAGTGAAGATGACCTATTCACGAGTTAATGagttttcttttatatatatgtacatatCTTCATGAAAGGGATGGTTCACTGTCTTGCCACTGCCGGTGGCCAAGGAGATGCCAACTCTCTTATGCCCTCGCCTGAGAGACAAGACTACGGATTTGATGCACTCTTGTTGGTAATCCCggagcttcagcttcttgctgctgcccagagcagcggccgctgccgcatattgcctggcctggccgatccaggctgcagcagggaCGCCAGTCGCAGAATCAGGCCGGAAGAGACGTCTCACGACGGTTTGGAGCATTGCACATGGCTGTAGGTGTGCCTCTTCTCCAGATGCTTCGAATGGAAAAAAAGTTGGTGTAAGAGGAGCCTTGTCTAAATTTCAGCCACTGTGGCGCTAGTGCTGGGTGCTTCAGAGAAAGTGGCTGAGTCAGCTAACTGTGCGACTGAGAGGCATGATTTTAGACTCCCGCAGCTGGGCTCAAGCTTCATAACCACCTTCTTTTGCTACATCAGAAATGATATCGAATTTGACCTTGATCTTTCACCAACCATAATATTTGGTCCCAATTCGGTCGCTGCTAGATACAATGTTGTCTCTCTCCATCGCAGTCTTTAGCGCCCCAGTGACCGAACGACCATGGACCAAGATTCCGACTTCTCTTATGAGGAGCAAGATGCGGCTGCCATCTCATCACCGCGGACCAAGATGAAAGAGGAGGTTTTCGAAAGAGTTGCAGACACAGAACTGAGCACTGGATATGAAGACGAGCTTGAACGACCAGCCAGTGATGAAAGCGATTAcgttggagaagacgaaggagaagcagatttTTCATCGGCTGCGGAAAGCGAAAGCCAAGAGCTGCGATCGCAGCTAAAGAGACCGCTGGATGATGCGGCACCGATATACAGGCCATTCAAgcggcaaagaggagaatTGAATCTCGAGTACTTGGAGCTTCTCAACAATGAGATCCAAGATGCCGCGCAGCAAGCCTCATTTGGTGACCTCAAGCTTCTCTTAGCGAGCCACATTGGCCTCACTCACTGGTCTACGGCTGAAAAGCAGAGTTTTTTCGAAGCGGTAGCACGCCTCGGGAAATACGACCTCGTTGGTatcgccgccaaagtcgGAAGCAAGAGTGTGGCAGAGGTCAACCACTACTTGGGGAttctccaagaagccagcGAGTCGAGGCGGCAGCAGGGGTTCCGCACCAACTTGGAGCTTGCAGATTatcctgctgctgtcgaGGTCAGTCAACAGTGCTGCCgtgcggaagaagaggctgcagaTGAGATCTCGCTCAAACAAGAAGCGCGCGAGGAGATTCGTGAGCGAAATCGATGGGGGGACGTATGGGATGTTACACCGAAAGTTGCGAGAAAACTCAACAGAGCTATCCATAAGCAGGACGAAAACCTGGCCAGTATTCCACATTCTGCTCAGCTGTTCCACTCTTCGACCTGGCTGGAACTTTCTGCGCGGATGTTTATGAACTCTTCGATTCCGGGTAATAACTGGAACTCCATAGGCGGAGAACCACCGTCAATGTGGGCGACTACTTTTGAAGACTTTCACTCGTTGGCTGTATCGCTCACTCGGAGGCTTGTTCAGACATCCCTCTTTATTGCAATGTCCAGGATCAGATCGAAGAACGCGTCGACAAAGAAAGTTAGAGACATGGTACAACAACAGGATGTCGAAGCAGCCATTTCCTCTCTGAATATGACCTCCAAGTCGAATGAATCATGGGTTGGCAGTGCTCGAAGATTACGCCTGGACGTTTACGAGAACCCCCCTGAAGGAGACGAGGATTTTGACGAAGAGCGCATGGCATATGAAGAGGTAGAGAGAGCGTTATCCGACGAGAACACTGTTGCGCCTGGAGAGCAAGTGCAGCCAGATACCCCCTTTTCCACTCAACTGAGTGATgttgaggatgaagacgatgagttGTCAGATTTGCCATCCGAATCAAGCAGGTCCCCATCCCCTacaaatgaagaagagcgacaaATCGACATGGAGGCAGTGGAGGTCTTGGAGTACTCCGCCATGGGCATCCGAACCAATAACGCGACAAGGAAGGCTCTCAAGGCGTTCATAGCCACGGATCGGCAACTGGAGAGACAAGCTGAAGACATTGACCAATATGCCAGCTACAAGGCAGAGATTGAAATGTGGAACATTTTGCAGAAGAAGCCGCCCATGGACTTGCCTAAAAAGCATGATCCCGGCCCGGTGAGACGATCAAACCAGAGCTTGGATAGCTTTTACCCCAGCGGGCAGGACTGGGCGCGCAAGTTGGCGTATTACAGCGAGTGGGAGACTCTGCCAGTGCCTGAGGCGACATTGAAACCAGAGTTTACGGAAGGGGGGGTTGTAGtaaaggaagaagctgaggaTGAAGGGGGggatgaagcagaggaaggtcaagaaggtgaagatgaagaaaatgaagccGATagtgcagatgatgatgatgagagtgatgatgacgagaatgaggaggaggaggaggaggaggaggaggaggaggaggaaagcAATAATATAAAACAAGAATAGATGAAATCAAGAGGCTTCACGAAGGACACGCACGCAGAGCCAATAGAAAAAGTTAGagacaagcaagcaagccaTCTGTAATTTCTATAGTTGTATATATGTTTGAAAACCGGGTATCTTGACTTTTGATCCAAGGTGCTTTGCCAAGtccacaaaagaaaaaagcaaagaaacgcCACTATGCAGCTTTTATCCAACGCCTTAGCCTCcccttcctctccctcttctgcctcgtccACGGCCTCGTCCACGACCTCTCCCAGGGCCTCCTCTCGCTTGTTTCGGCGCGGGAGTTCCGCTTTCTGCGCTTCCACTGTCACTCTCTTCTGAGCCAgattcttcctcctcctcgtctgattcttcttcgtcatcgtcttcggAGTTTTCCAccaccttttccttttccacctTGGGCTGGCTCGTCGCTCTTTTGCGGCCCCGCGTGCCTTTTGCtggctttgctgctgctgccgctgccggcgacggtgcagaagaagacacaGCAGCACTCTCGGGATTCTCGACTGATACGCCCCTCGTCTTCGATGCAGCGCTTGCTCGTGCGCGCTTCTGCGGTATagaggaagatggcggcggcgaaaaCTCCAGCTGGCGAGGCGACGTGGGCGCTTCGCTCGGGTCCGCAATGGCCCGCTGCAGCATCAAGTCGCCGAAATCGTGAAACGGCAGCGAGAACTCGATGTACTTatcctcggcctcgtcgtcgtcaaagttTTCGCGCTCGTCAATCAGGTCGAGGTCGTAGTAGGTGCGTAGCTTTTCCCATATGTATGGGATTCGCGTGTGTCGGTGGATGTCGGGATCGATGCCGTGGTTGCGCAGATGCTCTGAGATTGCAATCATTCGAAAGTGCTTGTGCATTCCTAAGAAATGGGCATGTCTGGTCAGCACGGAAATTCACACTCGCTTCTTCTTATGTAGTGCAGGACGAGGCCAACCAGCAGGTTTCCAGCGAATGACGCCTTTGAATAGTGAGGATATCTGGTCATCCGTCCAGAGATTGTCGTACGGGGTCACGGGTATGATTGGTTTGAAAGCCGAGGATGAATAGCCCGGGGTCACGCTTAATCGAGGCGTATCAACGTCCATAGCGCTGTCTTCTCTGATGGtggttggcgttgaagacaCCTGCAGCCGCGAGCGCTTCTTTGGAGGCATTGTGGCGCAGTTTCCAGGCCTGTAAGGTAGTATCTACAGTAGATAATGATGATTGAAAGAGATGCGGGCGTGTTGGAAAGAGTGATTGGTGCGCGGTTCGAGATGCATTGGGCAGAGCAACAATGCCGATGAtggataaaaaaagagcacAGAGCTCGAGGCGTCAAGGTTTGGTGTTTTGTTGCCGAAAGCAAAACGCATCAAATGAGATCATGGCTAGCTCTGGAGCTATCAGCCACTAACGTTCACTGACACTGACAGCTGATTGTTAGCGGCCACCAGCACTGGCACTGGCACTGGCACGGAGACCTGCCCGCGAAACAAACATGGACGCCGGCTTTGAtgctcttcaacgccaacaccGATAAAGCTCCAGggctgccttttctctcttcttggaCAGCGCGGTTTGCGCTGATGGCCTCAGTTTGCGCTTCTGCCGCATCTTATCCTCTATGCATCAATTGCTGAAGCGCGCGAGgaagccatggccagcgaTGGCTCCGACGAATACGTCTTTGCCATTCCCAATTTCTGGCAGCCctcgaagctgctgctagacCTGGGGGCAGAGGCGCCCTCAACCTTTTTTGCAAACGATTTCACAAGTAAGCCATTGGATAATCGAGTGCCGTTCTTTTGGGGTAGATGGGTGTCAAAATGCtaatttctctctctgtgtgTGTGCGCGACTAGATGCCTTGTCA is part of the Trichoderma atroviride chromosome 1, complete sequence genome and encodes:
- a CDS encoding uncharacterized protein (EggNog:ENOG41~BUSCO:EOG092D0ZNF), whose translation is MNKLANMRHWSERMSPNFGMGRPSVPMNNLNQHSKSVSQPGLPLTSPAADATIHYSFNIPFASDLAGPNTEDILHATTDAVLRWTHPEDAPDDVNIFELPAHAQNLANLRRLCRDLSGGPLPIEAQVLVSAPKNGKSQQITTVCLTGSPELVNKSRETILNEIPISMRCITIDIDGNLVCDLAAGVLKKPVLDNLDFISKYCGVDIFLLGPKLTPMVDGMLGDSEMRMDQRWRVAIYGDILSSEHAKARVLVQIDTLLGRMVDGLKIESSLHQLVCGRHRKNIKLIESSTGTAIYFPPLFSQMYRYCPPNANRREPADVYITGDSHQALELAKQKLLETVSRIRLFVKDVNIPAAKLDNILLGRLDKVRKILEANGTYIMLPQLACQRTAVRVHGSEGLPVERTVRELMSLAGQFYGAGWYLQQPENRTLPAAHEVHSMLADICANSDAEVSFDKASFTVTGADDSVKSAMAAISELKFATIAPYQIRVKIELANEHKEFVSGKKNGKINKIMGQSNVQIIFDGFNEYNFNIDVMAATYESMKQGLTLVEQEMPASISFHVPDQYHKRIIGIGGQHIQRIMKKHSVFVKFSNAMDRGGMGREDDDIKVDNVICRTPARNAQNLDAVKNEILEMVDRADSEYTSQIVSVDRLYHRELIARLSEIDELEQKYNCKINFPSTEQASDEVTVTGPQWQVPHCVDEFLGMVPDRHELVLARSAKLVKFLESPEFAHDLVPKLKSQYEVEVTVHQNPEETTEDGSPTATLVWGFTRNNAGGLRDAIDFLLAQFATAGVEADIVKGSIPRPKSDSFEDTLQYFDSKLLQHAPASAAGDSPIKNAFNADIARERSSILDRLRRPGSMTSISSFLDRRKNSSHSAAGSFFKGSANVSKSSLISIESTRSFNADRNPWNDSGVNLADDENPWARPMSNHHFESKLTIPLSKDAITPRHTTRASGDSGRPSTSHSMNSGYPAPIGPFR
- a CDS encoding uncharacterized protein (BUSCO:EOG092D16B7), whose protein sequence is MGSLHASGTADITIASVQSITSRDRLDKYDPAKFKLVLVDEAHHIVAPGYLRTLKHFSLDQKRYNSPILIGVSATFSRFDGVKLGAAIDEIVYHKDYVDMISDKWLSDVVFTTVESSANLSKVKSGAFGDFQAGELSKVVNTDTINEITVRSWLAKAPDRKSTLVFCVDLAHVAGLTKKFREFGFDARFVTGDTPKVERSTILEGFKKREFPVLVNCGVFTEGTDIPNIDCIVLGRPTRSRNLLVQMIGRGMRLHPDKKNCHIIDMVSSLETGIVTTPTLFGLDPNELVEKASVDDMRKIKDQKAAEAEQQQQQGNSPGTSSSASPAVTFTDYSSVLDLIADTSGERHIRAISQYAWVQIGPERFVLSAPSGSYIRIERIAAEQKSSSPSSEAPTYHAVEIRALPQGVAKSPYSAPREILKAATFDDAVHGADSYAAGAFPHSFIERRQSWRRLPPTQGQVDLINKLRGKGSSPLSTMGLTKGKAADMITKLKHGARGLFARMEAEMRRREKTKTTLGDWRHREHVRVGPLSA
- a CDS encoding uncharacterized protein (EggNog:ENOG41) — its product is MDQDSDFSYEEQDAAAISSPRTKMKEEVFERVADTELSTGYEDELERPASDESDYVGEDEGEADFSSAAESESQELRSQLKRPLDDAAPIYRPFKRQRGELNLEYLELLNNEIQDAAQQASFGDLKLLLASHIGLTHWSTAEKQSFFEAVARLGKYDLVGIAAKVGSKSVAEVNHYLGILQEASESRRQQGFRTNLELADYPAAVEVSQQCCRAEEEAADEISLKQEAREEIRERNRWGDVWDVTPKVARKLNRAIHKQDENLASIPHSAQLFHSSTWLELSARMFMNSSIPGNNWNSIGGEPPSMWATTFEDFHSLAVSLTRRLVQTSLFIAMSRIRSKNASTKKVRDMVQQQDVEAAISSLNMTSKSNESWVGSARRLRLDVYENPPEGDEDFDEERMAYEEVERALSDENTVAPGEQVQPDTPFSTQLSDVEDEDDELSDLPSESSRSPSPTNEEERQIDMEAVEVLEYSAMGIRTNNATRKALKAFIATDRQLERQAEDIDQYASYKAEIEMWNILQKKPPMDLPKKHDPGPVRRSNQSLDSFYPSGQDWARKLAYYSEWETLPVPEATLKPEFTEGGVVVKEEAEDEGGDEAEEGQEGEDEENEADSADDDDESDDDENEEEEEEEEEEEEESNNIKQE
- a CDS encoding uncharacterized protein (EggNog:ENOG41~BUSCO:EOG092D4JQM), coding for MPPKKRSRLQVSSTPTTIREDSAMDVDTPRLSVTPGYSSSAFKPIIPVTPYDNLWTDDQISSLFKGVIRWKPAGMHKHFRMIAISEHLRNHGIDPDIHRHTRIPYIWEKLRTYYDLDLIDERENFDDDEAEDKYIEFSLPFHDFGDLMLQRAIADPSEAPTSPRQLEFSPPPSSSIPQKRARASAASKTRGVSVENPESAAVSSSAPSPAAAAAAKPAKGTRGRKRATSQPKVEKEKVVENSEDDDEEESDEEEEESGSEESDSGSAESGTPAPKQARGGPGRGRGRGRGRGRRGRGRGG